The following are from one region of the Stanieria cyanosphaera PCC 7437 genome:
- a CDS encoding SufS family cysteine desulfurase: MTFTQAKTIADLVRSDFPILAQEIHEKPLIYFDNAATSQKPQAVLNALLNYYEKDNANVHRGAHSLSIRATEGYEGARNKVAKFINAAHREEIIYTRNASEAINLVAYSWGLSNLNRGDEIILSVMEHHSNIVPWQIIAQKTGAVIKYVQLTEIEEFDLEQYKSLLSNKTKLVAVVHVSNTLGCINPIENIIELAHQFGAKVLVDACQSVPHMAIDVQQINCDWLVASGHKMCGPTGIGFLYGKKEILTAMPPFLGGGEMISEVYFDHSTYGELPHKFEAGTPAIGEAIALGAAVDYLTAIGMEKIHAYEEELTTYLFKKLVEIPQLRIYGATSKLDGKNRAALAAFNVQGIHASDLSTLLDHEGVAIRSGHHCTQPLHRLFDASGSARASLYFYNTRAEIDDFIIALKDTIDFFSGMMA, translated from the coding sequence ATGACTTTTACCCAAGCCAAAACTATTGCCGATTTAGTTCGTTCAGATTTCCCAATCTTAGCTCAAGAAATCCACGAAAAACCTTTAATTTATTTTGATAATGCTGCTACTTCTCAAAAACCTCAAGCAGTTTTAAATGCCTTGCTTAATTACTATGAAAAAGATAACGCTAATGTTCATCGTGGCGCACATAGTTTAAGTATTAGAGCAACTGAAGGTTATGAAGGAGCAAGAAATAAAGTTGCTAAATTTATTAATGCTGCTCATCGAGAAGAAATTATTTATACTCGTAATGCTTCGGAGGCAATTAATTTAGTTGCCTATAGTTGGGGTTTAAGTAATTTAAATCGCGGTGATGAAATTATTCTTTCTGTCATGGAACATCATAGTAACATCGTTCCTTGGCAAATTATTGCTCAGAAGACGGGTGCAGTCATTAAATACGTACAATTAACTGAGATAGAAGAATTTGATTTAGAACAATATAAATCTTTATTGTCAAACAAAACTAAACTTGTCGCAGTTGTTCACGTTTCTAATACTTTAGGTTGTATTAATCCTATTGAAAACATTATTGAATTAGCCCATCAATTCGGGGCGAAAGTATTAGTTGATGCTTGTCAAAGTGTCCCTCACATGGCTATTGATGTTCAACAAATTAATTGTGACTGGTTAGTAGCTTCTGGACATAAAATGTGTGGACCAACAGGAATTGGTTTTCTCTATGGCAAAAAAGAAATACTAACAGCAATGCCTCCTTTTTTAGGTGGCGGTGAAATGATTTCTGAAGTTTATTTTGACCATTCAACCTATGGAGAATTACCTCATAAATTTGAAGCGGGAACACCAGCGATTGGAGAAGCGATCGCTCTTGGAGCAGCCGTTGATTATTTAACTGCAATTGGTATGGAAAAAATTCATGCCTACGAAGAAGAATTAACTACTTATTTATTTAAAAAATTAGTGGAAATTCCCCAACTAAGAATTTATGGTGCAACCTCAAAACTTGATGGGAAAAATCGGGCTGCTTTAGCTGCATTTAATGTACAAGGAATTCACGCCAGTGATTTATCAACCTTACTCGATCATGAAGGAGTAGCAATTCGTTCTGGACACCATTGTACCCAACCATTACATCGTCTTTTTGATGCTTCTGGTAGTGCCAGAGCAAGCTTATATTTTTACAACACTCGTGCCGAAATTGATGACTTTATTATTGCTTTAAAAGATACAATCGATTTCTTTAGTGGCATGATGGCATAA
- the sufD gene encoding Fe-S cluster assembly protein SufD codes for MSQSSMITSREQIKSDPFLLKILQQRSSVPKEKLDSETSTWLENLREQSASWVSRLKFPSKKDEEWRFTDLSSLLDLDFTAAKSGTVESDTIDLIPEATESRIVFVNGLYAPELSNTSGLPKGIYVGNLTNLPEAYCKYFRPYLGTQAGAEEVFTSLNTASITDVAIIWAAPNTVVEQPIHLLFISVTEDSISFSQPRSWIVAEKNCSLNIIEEYTGQSSYLTNAVTEIWLGENAQINHTRFQTESETAYHIGKTAVSQARASRYTLTEFNFGGKISRHNPEISQQGEQTETYLNGLTVANGEQTADTHSIIALSKPHGTTNQLHKCLVSDRAHTIFNGKVFVPKAAQLTNAAQLNRNLLLSPKARVDTKPELRITADNVKCSHGATVSQLEAEEIFYLRSRGLTEDNARQLLINGFTAEIIERISLKSLSTKIATIVAKKTSS; via the coding sequence GTCCACTTGGCTAGAAAATTTAAGAGAACAATCTGCATCTTGGGTATCTAGGTTGAAATTTCCTAGTAAAAAAGATGAAGAATGGCGGTTTACAGATTTATCATCTCTACTTGATTTAGATTTTACTGCTGCTAAGTCTGGTACTGTTGAAAGCGATACAATTGATTTGATTCCCGAAGCTACTGAAAGTCGCATTGTTTTTGTTAACGGGTTGTATGCGCCTGAGTTATCGAATACTTCAGGTTTACCCAAAGGTATTTACGTTGGGAATCTAACTAATTTACCAGAAGCTTATTGTAAATATTTCCGTCCCTATTTGGGAACTCAAGCAGGTGCAGAAGAGGTTTTTACTTCTTTAAACACTGCTAGTATTACTGACGTGGCAATTATTTGGGCTGCACCAAATACTGTAGTTGAACAACCAATTCATTTGTTATTTATTTCTGTTACAGAAGATTCCATTAGTTTTTCTCAACCAAGAAGCTGGATTGTTGCCGAAAAAAATTGTAGTTTAAATATAATTGAAGAGTATACTGGGCAATCTTCTTATCTAACTAATGCTGTGACTGAAATTTGGTTAGGAGAAAATGCTCAAATTAATCATACTCGTTTTCAAACAGAGTCAGAAACTGCCTATCATATTGGAAAAACAGCCGTTTCCCAAGCACGTGCTAGTCGTTACACTTTAACTGAATTTAACTTCGGTGGTAAGATATCTCGTCATAACCCTGAAATTTCTCAACAAGGAGAACAAACAGAAACCTATCTCAATGGTTTAACTGTAGCTAACGGCGAACAAACCGCCGATACTCATAGTATTATTGCTTTAAGCAAACCTCATGGTACTACCAATCAGTTACATAAATGTTTAGTAAGCGATCGCGCTCATACTATCTTTAATGGTAAAGTATTTGTTCCCAAAGCAGCACAACTAACTAATGCTGCTCAGTTGAATCGTAACTTATTATTATCTCCCAAAGCTCGTGTTGATACTAAACCAGAGTTACGAATTACTGCTGATAATGTTAAATGTTCTCATGGTGCAACTGTTAGTCAATTAGAAGCTGAAGAAATTTTCTATCTTCGTAGTCGTGGTTTAACTGAAGATAATGCTCGTCAGTTATTAATTAATGGTTTTACCGCAGAAATTATTGAGCGTATTTCACTTAAATCTTTGTCTACTAAAATAGCAACAATCGTAGCTAAGAAAACTAGTAGTTAA